The following coding sequences are from one Leptolyngbya sp. NIES-3755 window:
- a CDS encoding serine/threonine protein kinase (similar to AA sequence:cyanobase_aa:LBDG_43540): MTDVSTLLGSETKRSNYRILGLVGWGQFGRVYCALDRQTGKFVALKALDRAAFPTNQFLRELRFLVTLQHPNIVMCQAIEHFQGKRFLVMDYCEGGTLRQLMENHQRLHPALSVELICDVLAGLEHAHSQGVVHCDIKPENILLSLSPEGWIAKISDFGISRLSQDVLPEPANLTGSPAYMAPERFYGQYSHSTDLYAVGILLFELLVGYRPFSGLPAELMAAHLNDRVKIPAHIPAAIQSVIFTSLEKLKARRFQSAAQMREALLAAIQDRAEFYTNELATAIVPKVHSAIVLREERSNYPIEHIGIAEDTPLPEYDRYLRRSMTIFFSEDQTLMARLYPMGFFDRRDGKPLPVMTIAEPIRELVVRCLRHRGTCSQTCFAVTERSIYKLSEQSPQLLTRLHQNSRIAIAPDGHWMAVATLGSHNTAKLLSIWTLPQPKLVHRPTICESNLGELIAIVALSSRHIALVSEDDQSTRLDLFNRRGQTFGTLNLPVQLKQVFPTLKPYCLVGIESEQERSILLIHLKPYRLIRIAIAISPKFVAAFSWGVVVCNENQLIVLDYEGQQIGRSSIPIHTCAIAAYGENGLAIATWHQAQSKLYTLNLESIRAANL; the protein is encoded by the coding sequence ATGACGGATGTGTCTACCCTGTTAGGTTCCGAAACGAAAAGATCGAATTATCGAATTTTAGGATTAGTGGGTTGGGGGCAATTTGGGCGCGTCTATTGTGCGCTCGATCGCCAAACAGGTAAATTTGTTGCACTCAAAGCCCTCGATCGAGCCGCATTTCCAACGAATCAGTTTTTGCGAGAATTGCGCTTTCTGGTGACGCTTCAGCATCCAAATATTGTGATGTGTCAAGCGATCGAACATTTCCAAGGAAAGCGCTTTCTCGTGATGGATTATTGCGAGGGTGGGACGCTCAGACAGTTGATGGAAAATCATCAGCGCTTACATCCTGCCTTGAGTGTGGAATTAATTTGTGATGTGCTGGCGGGATTGGAACACGCACACAGCCAAGGAGTCGTCCATTGCGATATCAAACCAGAAAATATTTTGCTGAGTCTGAGTCCGGAGGGCTGGATTGCGAAAATTTCGGATTTTGGAATTTCGCGGCTGAGTCAAGACGTTTTACCTGAACCCGCAAATTTGACTGGATCGCCTGCGTATATGGCTCCAGAGCGGTTTTATGGACAGTACTCGCATTCGACAGATTTATACGCAGTTGGAATTCTGTTGTTTGAGTTGCTTGTGGGATATCGTCCGTTTTCGGGATTGCCAGCGGAATTAATGGCGGCGCATCTCAACGATCGAGTAAAAATTCCAGCGCATATTCCTGCTGCAATTCAAAGTGTGATCTTTACATCGCTTGAGAAATTGAAGGCGCGGAGATTTCAGTCAGCGGCTCAGATGCGAGAAGCACTTTTAGCAGCGATTCAAGATCGAGCGGAATTTTACACAAACGAGTTAGCGACTGCGATCGTGCCGAAAGTTCATTCTGCGATCGTATTGCGAGAAGAACGATCGAACTATCCCATTGAACACATCGGAATTGCTGAAGACACTCCGCTTCCTGAATACGATCGATATCTTCGACGATCAATGACGATTTTTTTCAGTGAAGATCAGACCCTAATGGCGCGATTATATCCGATGGGATTTTTCGATCGACGTGACGGCAAGCCTTTACCTGTAATGACGATCGCGGAACCGATTCGAGAATTAGTTGTGCGCTGCCTACGGCACAGGGGAACCTGCTCGCAAACTTGTTTCGCTGTAACAGAGCGATCGATCTACAAACTTTCAGAGCAATCTCCACAGCTATTAACTCGATTGCATCAAAATTCTAGAATTGCGATCGCGCCAGATGGACACTGGATGGCAGTCGCAACTCTTGGAAGCCACAATACTGCAAAACTTTTGAGCATTTGGACACTTCCACAGCCGAAATTAGTCCATCGCCCAACGATTTGCGAATCTAATTTGGGGGAATTAATTGCGATCGTGGCGCTAAGTTCTCGACATATCGCTTTAGTTTCCGAGGACGATCAATCTACTCGCCTCGATTTATTTAATCGTCGAGGACAAACGTTTGGAACTCTAAATTTGCCTGTTCAACTCAAGCAAGTTTTTCCAACATTGAAACCTTATTGCTTAGTTGGCATTGAGAGCGAACAGGAACGCTCGATTTTATTAATTCACCTCAAACCTTATCGATTGATTCGGATCGCGATCGCCATTTCTCCCAAGTTCGTCGCTGCTTTCTCTTGGGGTGTGGTGGTTTGCAATGAGAATCAACTGATTGTATTGGATTACGAAGGACAACAGATTGGACGATCGAGCATTCCGATTCATACGTGTGCGATCGCGGCTTATGGCGAAAATGGACTTGCGATCGCGACCTGGCATCAAGCCCAAAGCAAACTCTATACGCTGAACCTTGAGTCGATTCGTGCCGCAAACTTGTAA
- a CDS encoding NnrU protein protein (similar to AA sequence:cyanobase_aa:LBDG_43550): protein MGFDWLTPSHFIMFGWLMGFAIAHSGLASLRMAAEKRIGARLYRVVFALVSLGIAVPMLIYFFNHRYDGLQLWNVQGVPGVSESVWILSAISFLFLYPATFNLLEIAAVQKPQVHLYETGIIRITRHPQMVGQIIWCIAHTVWIGTSFMVVTSIGLILHHLFGVWNGDRRLTLRFGEAFEAVKARTSILPFGAIAQGKQTLELKEFLRPAYLGVAAFTLLFWWLHPLVIRASGNVPW from the coding sequence ATGGGTTTTGACTGGTTGACTCCTAGCCATTTCATTATGTTTGGGTGGCTTATGGGGTTTGCGATCGCGCATAGTGGTCTGGCATCGTTGCGAATGGCAGCAGAAAAACGAATCGGTGCAAGACTGTATCGGGTTGTTTTTGCGCTCGTGAGTTTGGGAATTGCGGTCCCGATGCTGATTTATTTCTTCAATCATCGATACGACGGATTGCAGCTTTGGAACGTTCAAGGAGTTCCGGGTGTCTCTGAATCGGTTTGGATACTGTCGGCAATTTCGTTTCTGTTTCTCTATCCGGCAACCTTTAATTTGTTAGAGATAGCAGCAGTGCAAAAACCGCAAGTGCATTTGTACGAAACTGGAATTATTCGGATTACCAGACATCCGCAAATGGTCGGACAGATTATTTGGTGCATCGCGCATACAGTATGGATCGGGACAAGTTTTATGGTCGTCACTTCGATCGGGCTGATTTTGCATCACTTATTTGGGGTGTGGAACGGCGATCGACGATTGACCTTGAGATTTGGTGAGGCGTTTGAAGCCGTGAAAGCTAGAACCTCGATCCTTCCGTTTGGAGCGATCGCACAAGGCAAACAGACGCTGGAACTCAAAGAATTTTTACGTCCTGCATACCTTGGTGTGGCGGCATTTACGCTGTTGTTTTGGTGGCTTCACCCCCTTGTAATTCGTGCATCAGGGAACGTACCCTGGTAG
- a CDS encoding thioredoxin domain-containing protein (similar to AA sequence:cyanobase_aa:LBDG_43560) produces MQAGISEGAFKQEVLESATPVLVHFWAPWCGICRLVEPSLNLLLKEYGGRLKLVGINADDNLKLASRYRITTLPTVLLFEGGQVLHRLDSYQRREELRSILQEILVAPVTAKMKSL; encoded by the coding sequence ATGCAAGCAGGAATTAGTGAAGGGGCGTTTAAGCAAGAGGTTCTTGAGTCAGCGACCCCGGTTCTTGTGCATTTTTGGGCACCTTGGTGTGGCATCTGTCGGCTGGTCGAGCCATCGCTGAATCTACTTTTGAAAGAGTATGGAGGGCGGTTGAAGCTCGTGGGCATTAATGCGGATGACAATTTGAAACTGGCTAGTCGGTATCGAATTACAACTCTGCCGACAGTACTACTGTTTGAAGGTGGTCAAGTGTTGCATCGCTTGGATAGCTATCAACGGCGTGAGGAGTTACGATCGATTCTTCAAGAAATTCTGGTTGCGCCTGTAACCGCGAAAATGAAGAGTCTATAG
- a CDS encoding unknown protein (similar to AA sequence:cyanobase_aa:all5110), whose amino-acid sequence MRINPLFVLIQALFPIFAPQVTIAQVVPDSTSNSKVTSSDNTQLLITGGSAESRNLFHSFDRFSLGSGQTAIFAPDSTIANIITRVTGTEASRIDGTIAVRGNANLFLVNPNGIVFGQNASLAIAGSFFATTDPGWRFSDGVSQSKPPLLTISAPIVNTGNLNVGGDLSIVAGTVSGSGQFTAGNRVGITTNTLTLDQAKISARNGVRLDVQDATLSNSRIDSTVGDIDIHARSFALLNGATINTSIPANSQGQSGNVNLNIQDNLTIFGRSSGITSAIDGQGIGGDITVYSDSLHMLGGSRISTTLNGTGQAGSINIQTRDGIQLEGANGLKTEISSDVTRQGVGTAGDIRVAARTISLTNQAKITALTLGQAASGNVEITALDRITVEGTGEIFDWLRLISRLFSDPSIRIENNLFKNQNRTLFPVQAVIDASNAQTGVLVSSFTPLKAGNLSITAPDIQFSNQALLAVNSWGSGNGGNLRLVAEQFTVKDSSLFTSTISGKGANIEIDTPRLRLDQGAIVSGVAQGQGGNIALNVPDLLILRNRSRIAARGFNNVDSGNININAGLIVANPIENSVIIANAVIGKGGNIQVNARSLIGIKYDQTLVSSSSQSSINASSQFGLSGEVKLNVLRSDPGSEAVKLPTEMTDSSTQIDQTCSARSRINSFTRTGRGGIAPDLAESNRSTPVWVDSRSPQSSAVVEKETQIVEATGWIRNSVGQIELVQEGSNAQLISPVVCEHKQ is encoded by the coding sequence ATGCGTATCAATCCTCTATTTGTCTTGATCCAAGCGCTTTTTCCTATATTTGCGCCCCAGGTTACGATCGCTCAAGTTGTGCCGGATAGCACATCTAATTCTAAAGTTACGTCTTCGGATAATACTCAACTTCTCATTACCGGGGGTAGCGCAGAAAGTCGTAATCTCTTTCATAGTTTTGATCGCTTTTCGCTAGGTTCAGGACAGACCGCGATTTTTGCGCCCGATAGCACGATCGCGAATATCATCACGCGGGTAACGGGTACAGAAGCCTCTCGAATCGACGGCACGATCGCGGTAAGAGGCAACGCGAATCTATTTCTTGTCAATCCCAATGGAATTGTTTTTGGACAAAACGCTTCATTAGCGATCGCAGGTTCATTTTTCGCAACTACCGATCCAGGGTGGAGATTTTCCGACGGTGTGAGTCAATCTAAACCGCCTTTGTTAACGATTAGTGCACCGATCGTGAATACAGGGAATTTGAACGTCGGTGGAGATTTGTCGATCGTGGCTGGAACGGTTTCAGGTTCAGGACAGTTCACCGCTGGAAATCGGGTTGGAATTACGACGAATACACTCACGCTCGATCAAGCAAAAATTTCAGCCAGGAATGGAGTTCGTTTAGATGTTCAAGATGCCACCTTGAGCAATAGTCGAATCGATTCAACCGTTGGCGATATTGATATTCATGCTCGATCGTTCGCGCTTTTGAATGGTGCCACGATCAATACAAGCATTCCAGCGAATTCACAAGGTCAATCAGGTAATGTCAATCTCAATATTCAGGATAATTTGACGATTTTCGGTCGATCGAGCGGCATTACCAGTGCGATCGACGGACAAGGGATTGGCGGAGATATTACTGTTTATAGTGATTCGCTACACATGTTGGGTGGGAGTCGGATTTCTACAACTCTGAATGGGACGGGACAAGCAGGCTCGATCAATATTCAGACAAGAGATGGCATTCAGCTAGAAGGAGCGAACGGACTGAAGACAGAGATCTCAAGCGATGTGACTCGTCAAGGTGTGGGAACAGCAGGCGATATTCGAGTCGCAGCGAGAACGATTTCACTCACAAATCAAGCAAAAATCACTGCTTTGACACTTGGACAAGCGGCGAGTGGAAACGTCGAAATTACTGCTCTCGATCGGATTACTGTTGAGGGAACTGGAGAAATTTTTGATTGGTTGCGACTCATTTCGAGATTGTTCTCAGACCCAAGCATTCGGATCGAAAACAATCTGTTCAAGAATCAGAATCGAACTCTATTTCCTGTACAAGCGGTAATCGATGCGTCTAACGCTCAAACTGGAGTGCTTGTGAGTTCATTCACGCCGCTCAAAGCTGGAAATCTATCAATCACTGCACCCGACATTCAATTTAGCAATCAAGCACTTTTGGCTGTAAACAGTTGGGGCAGTGGAAATGGCGGAAATTTAAGACTGGTTGCCGAACAATTCACAGTGAAAGATAGTTCGCTTTTTACCAGTACAATCTCCGGAAAGGGAGCCAACATTGAAATTGATACACCCAGACTGAGGCTCGATCAGGGCGCGATCGTTTCGGGGGTTGCTCAAGGACAGGGCGGCAACATCGCGCTGAATGTTCCTGATTTGCTGATTCTCAGGAATAGAAGTCGAATTGCAGCGAGAGGCTTTAACAATGTTGATAGCGGAAATATTAATATCAATGCAGGCTTGATTGTGGCAAATCCAATCGAGAATAGTGTGATTATTGCGAATGCTGTGATAGGGAAAGGTGGCAACATTCAGGTTAATGCTCGATCGCTAATTGGTATCAAGTATGATCAAACTTTAGTCTCTTCAAGCTCACAGAGTAGCATTAATGCCAGTTCTCAGTTTGGACTGAGTGGAGAAGTGAAGTTGAATGTTCTTCGATCTGATCCAGGATCTGAAGCAGTGAAGCTACCAACAGAGATGACAGATAGTTCGACTCAGATTGATCAAACGTGTTCGGCTCGATCGAGAATTAACAGCTTCACGAGAACTGGGCGCGGTGGAATTGCTCCAGATTTAGCGGAAAGTAATCGATCGACTCCCGTTTGGGTTGATAGTCGAAGTCCTCAAAGTTCTGCGGTTGTAGAGAAAGAGACTCAGATTGTTGAAGCGACAGGTTGGATTAGAAATTCAGTCGGTCAGATTGAGCTTGTTCAGGAAGGTTCAAATGCTCAACTGATCAGTCCAGTCGTGTGTGAGCATAAACAATGA
- a CDS encoding tetratricopeptide repeat domain protein (similar to AA sequence:cyanobase_aa:LBDG_14760), whose product MRRIYLICFVLSCCLVLAFHQIAIATSTLEQAQNLNNQGKQQLEQGKPDRALQLWQQSEALYQQSGDAIGVFGTQLNQAKALQALGFYRRSQELLIRIEQSLRSQSDSALKANTLLTLGNGFRLLGDLERSKQALQESYEIAKRLRSLPDLQAAVFHLGNTFTVQKQYQSAQSAYQEAIQIPGTLKITAQLQLVKLLAKTQQNLGALLNSIQLEDATVYEKIEFARLTKNTEPQKAAQLLAQSFQEAQQMNNDRAASFAIGELGHLYEETQQWQDAQQLTQKALNIAKNIQVPELSYQWEWQLGRILVAKKELQTASQSYSRAITTLQSLRQDLIAIDQDIQFSFREQVEPVYREFVDLLLGGTVSQDNLKQARQTIEALQLAELNNFFREACLDTVPRAVDQMDRQAAVFYPIILSDRLEVIVSLHNQPLQHFSTTIPQNQVEAAINQMVQSMRVTSFPQERLAVAQQLYQWLVQPAIASLQQHSIKTLVFVMDGELRRIPIAALHNGQNYLIEQYALAVTPNLRLFRAGAIASKQPRAIVAGLSESTQGIDPLPGVQQEIEQISQRLAATLLINQSFTVRSLSAKLRSNSAQIVHLATHGQFGSTAQDTFIQTWDGKLNLNDLQAILTQRNPDNPIELLVLSACETAKGDKRAALGMAGAAVRSGARSTLATLWRVNDLSTAMLVKEFYAQFTSGKVSRSQALRQAQLTLLSQKKYDHPFYWSSFVLVGNWQ is encoded by the coding sequence ATGAGAAGAATTTATCTAATCTGTTTTGTCTTGAGTTGTTGTTTAGTTTTAGCTTTTCATCAGATTGCGATCGCGACTTCCACACTCGAACAAGCTCAGAACTTGAACAATCAAGGGAAACAACAGCTTGAACAAGGAAAGCCCGATCGAGCTTTGCAACTTTGGCAACAATCAGAGGCACTTTATCAACAATCTGGCGATGCGATCGGCGTTTTCGGAACTCAACTAAATCAAGCGAAAGCACTACAAGCATTGGGCTTTTATCGGCGTAGTCAAGAGCTTTTGATTCGGATTGAACAATCTTTGCGATCGCAGTCTGATTCAGCACTTAAAGCAAATACGCTACTGACTTTGGGCAATGGGTTTCGATTATTGGGAGATTTAGAGCGATCGAAACAAGCATTACAAGAAAGTTATGAGATTGCAAAACGGCTTCGATCGCTTCCAGACTTACAAGCCGCAGTTTTCCATCTAGGCAATACTTTTACAGTTCAAAAGCAATATCAATCTGCACAATCCGCTTATCAAGAAGCAATCCAAATTCCTGGAACTCTGAAAATTACTGCACAACTTCAATTAGTCAAGTTACTCGCAAAAACACAGCAAAATTTAGGGGCTTTGCTCAATTCAATCCAGCTTGAAGATGCAACTGTGTATGAGAAGATTGAATTTGCTAGGTTGACCAAAAATACTGAACCTCAGAAAGCGGCTCAATTGCTAGCACAATCGTTCCAAGAAGCACAGCAAATGAACAACGATCGAGCAGCATCTTTTGCGATCGGAGAATTAGGTCATTTGTATGAAGAGACTCAGCAATGGCAAGACGCGCAACAACTCACACAAAAAGCACTCAACATTGCAAAGAACATTCAAGTTCCAGAGCTTTCTTATCAGTGGGAATGGCAGTTGGGACGGATTCTAGTGGCGAAGAAGGAACTCCAAACCGCATCTCAGTCTTATTCACGAGCAATCACAACTCTACAATCACTGCGCCAAGATTTAATTGCGATCGACCAAGATATACAATTCTCATTTCGCGAACAAGTAGAACCTGTTTATCGAGAATTTGTTGATTTGCTACTAGGCGGAACGGTTTCTCAGGACAATCTCAAACAAGCTCGTCAAACGATCGAGGCTTTACAGCTTGCGGAATTGAATAATTTTTTCAGAGAAGCTTGTCTTGATACAGTCCCAAGAGCCGTAGATCAAATGGATCGGCAAGCTGCGGTATTTTATCCGATCATTTTGAGCGATCGACTAGAAGTGATTGTTTCACTCCACAATCAACCACTTCAGCACTTCAGCACTACGATTCCTCAAAATCAAGTGGAAGCCGCGATCAATCAAATGGTTCAATCGATGCGAGTCACTTCTTTTCCTCAAGAGCGACTCGCTGTTGCACAACAGTTATATCAATGGTTAGTTCAACCTGCGATCGCATCACTCCAACAACATTCAATCAAAACCTTAGTCTTTGTGATGGATGGAGAGTTACGACGAATCCCGATCGCAGCTTTGCACAATGGACAGAACTATCTGATCGAACAGTATGCACTCGCAGTCACGCCTAACTTAAGATTGTTCCGAGCCGGTGCGATCGCATCAAAACAACCTCGTGCGATCGTGGCAGGATTGAGCGAATCGACTCAAGGAATTGATCCTTTACCTGGCGTTCAGCAAGAAATTGAGCAAATCAGTCAGAGGCTTGCTGCAACTCTCCTGATCAATCAGAGTTTCACAGTACGATCGCTCTCGGCAAAGCTTCGATCAAATTCTGCTCAGATTGTTCACCTTGCCACACATGGTCAATTTGGCTCAACTGCACAAGATACCTTTATTCAGACTTGGGATGGAAAGCTGAATTTGAATGATTTGCAGGCGATCTTAACTCAGCGGAATCCCGACAATCCGATCGAGCTTTTAGTCCTCAGTGCTTGCGAAACGGCAAAAGGAGACAAAAGAGCAGCGTTGGGAATGGCGGGGGCTGCGGTGCGATCGGGAGCACGAAGTACTTTAGCAACGCTTTGGAGAGTCAACGATTTATCAACGGCAATGCTAGTTAAAGAGTTTTATGCTCAGTTTACGTCTGGAAAAGTTTCGCGATCGCAAGCCCTTCGACAAGCTCAACTCACTTTACTAAGCCAAAAAAAATATGATCACCCATTTTACTGGTCATCTTTTGTTCTAGTTGGCAACTGGCAATAG
- a CDS encoding hypothetical protein (conserved exported hypothetical protein;~similar to AA sequence:cyanobase_aa:LBDG_14750), with translation MKAPKFLNLISLVTSSLIVTLSTISFTKVTLAQSIEPPAGLPAPQTTSSGGSRPSNRACVQSSKSIPLTAIASRQSVGLTMHDRPTVWVYLPPTQAKTLEFSLFDQNRKGIYQTTIETNNRTGYIAIALPSSAPALNQNQPYYWTVALVCNPNERTSDWITGGWIQQQAINPALQQQLNRATLIEQIRLIAKAGFWYEAVDTYLRSRQANPNDPQLTKVWAELVRAGNLKGLVSQAN, from the coding sequence ATGAAAGCTCCGAAGTTTCTCAATCTAATCTCATTAGTCACGAGTTCATTAATTGTCACTTTAAGCACAATTAGCTTTACTAAAGTGACTTTGGCACAATCGATCGAGCCACCCGCTGGACTGCCTGCTCCCCAAACGACGAGCAGTGGCGGGAGTCGTCCCAGCAATCGTGCTTGTGTTCAATCCTCAAAATCAATCCCATTGACCGCGATCGCATCTCGTCAATCGGTTGGGCTAACAATGCACGATCGACCAACCGTTTGGGTATATCTTCCACCTACGCAAGCAAAAACCCTTGAATTTAGCTTATTTGACCAGAATCGGAAAGGCATTTATCAAACGACGATCGAGACTAATAATCGAACTGGATATATTGCGATCGCGCTTCCTTCTTCTGCACCTGCACTGAACCAAAATCAGCCGTATTACTGGACAGTCGCGCTCGTCTGCAATCCGAATGAGCGAACTAGCGATTGGATCACGGGTGGATGGATTCAACAACAAGCCATTAATCCAGCCCTTCAGCAGCAATTGAATCGAGCGACGCTGATTGAGCAAATTCGATTGATTGCGAAAGCTGGGTTTTGGTATGAAGCAGTGGATACTTATCTGCGATCGCGGCAAGCAAACCCGAATGATCCACAGTTAACTAAAGTTTGGGCTGAGTTGGTGAGAGCAGGGAACTTAAAAGGGTTGGTGTCTCAGGCAAATTAG
- a CDS encoding cytidine/deoxycytidylate deaminase (similar to AA sequence:cyanobase_aa:LBDG_38450), translating to MLNNIELQHLHRCVELATEALEAGDEPFGSVLVAADGTVLFEDRNRIASGDQTRHPEFAIARWAAENLSPEARSTATVFTSGEHCPMCAAAHGWVGLGRIVYAASSAQLTTWLSEFGVPAPPVRSLPIQEIVPHLVVEGPVPELSEQVRELHRRCHRA from the coding sequence ATGCTAAACAACATTGAATTACAGCATTTGCATCGTTGTGTGGAACTGGCAACCGAGGCACTAGAGGCAGGCGACGAGCCGTTTGGTTCCGTTCTAGTTGCCGCTGATGGAACCGTTCTGTTTGAAGATCGCAATCGGATTGCTTCAGGCGATCAGACCCGCCATCCTGAATTTGCGATCGCACGTTGGGCGGCGGAAAACCTGTCTCCTGAAGCCCGTTCGACAGCAACGGTTTTTACATCCGGTGAACACTGTCCAATGTGTGCGGCGGCTCACGGTTGGGTGGGTCTAGGGCGTATCGTGTATGCTGCCTCATCAGCACAATTAACAACTTGGCTCAGTGAATTCGGAGTTCCTGCACCTCCGGTACGATCGCTCCCCATTCAAGAGATTGTTCCTCACTTAGTGGTAGAGGGTCCAGTTCCCGAACTTTCCGAGCAGGTTCGAGAACTACACCGCCGCTGTCACCGTGCTTGA
- a CDS encoding ribosome releasing factor (similar to AA sequence:cyanobase_aa:LBDG_18550): MKFADVEDHMKKAIDSVRRDFNTIRTGRANSSLLDKITVEYYGTETPLKQLANISTPDSTTIQIQPYDRSAMNSIEKAISLSDIGLTPNNDGQSIRLNIPPLTSDRRKELVKLAAKYAEAGKVSIRNIRRDGVDAVKKQEKDKEISEDQARDTQEKIQKLTDKYIAEVEKVLGEKEKDIMTV, from the coding sequence GTGAAGTTTGCTGATGTTGAAGACCACATGAAAAAGGCGATCGATTCAGTTCGTCGCGATTTCAATACGATCCGAACAGGTCGCGCCAATTCGAGTCTGCTCGACAAAATTACCGTTGAATACTATGGAACGGAAACGCCGCTCAAACAGTTGGCGAATATTTCGACTCCAGATTCAACGACGATTCAAATTCAACCTTACGATCGCAGTGCAATGAACTCGATCGAGAAGGCGATTTCACTTTCAGATATCGGGTTAACGCCGAATAATGACGGTCAATCGATTCGGTTGAATATTCCCCCATTAACCAGCGATCGACGCAAGGAATTGGTCAAATTGGCGGCGAAGTATGCGGAAGCGGGCAAAGTTTCGATCCGAAATATTCGACGCGATGGAGTTGATGCGGTGAAGAAACAGGAAAAGGATAAGGAGATTTCTGAAGACCAAGCTCGCGATACTCAAGAGAAAATTCAGAAGTTGACGGATAAGTATATTGCTGAAGTTGAAAAGGTTCTAGGTGAGAAAGAAAAAGACATTATGACAGTCTAA